The following proteins are co-located in the Prionailurus viverrinus isolate Anna chromosome A1, UM_Priviv_1.0, whole genome shotgun sequence genome:
- the MACIR gene encoding macrophage immunometabolism regulator: MEVDVNGESRSTLATLPLPVAEASSPGKAEAEKPRCSSTPCSPMRRTVSGYQILHMDSNYLVGFTTGEELLKLAQKCTGGEESKGEAVPSMRSKQLDAGLARSSRLYKTRSRYYQPYEIPAVNGRRRRRMPSSGDKCTKSLPYEPYKALHGPLPLCLLKGKRAHSKSLDYLNLDKMNIKEPADTEVLQYQLQHLTLRGDRVFARNNT, encoded by the coding sequence ATGGAAGTAGATGTTAATGGAGAGTCCAGAAGTACCCTGGCCACCCTGCCCTTGCCTGTGGCGGAGGCAAGCTCCCCAGgaaaggcagaagcagagaagCCGCGCTGTTCCAGCACGCCGTGCTCGCCGATGCGCCGGACTGTGTCGGGCTACCAGATCCTGCACATGGACTCTAACTATCTGGTGGGCTTCACAACTGGTGAGGAACTCCTGAAGTTAGCCCAGAAGTGCACAGGAGGTGAAGAGAGTAAGGGAGAAGCTGTGCCTTCCATGCGCTCCAAGCAGCTGGATGCAGGACTTGCACGTTCCTCTCGTTTGTATAAAACCAGAAGTAGGTACTACCAGCCATACGAGATTCCGGCGGTCAATGGCAGGAGGCGAAGGCGGATGCCCAGCTCGGGAGACAAGTGCACTAAATCTTTACCTTATGAACCTTACAAGGCCCTCCATGGGCCCCTGCCTCTTTGTCTTCTTAAAGGTAAGAGGGCTCACTCCAAATCTCTGGACTACCTCAATCTAGATAAAATGAACATCAAGGAGCCAGCGGACACCGAAGTGCTCCAGTACCAGCTTCAACACCTAACCCTCAGAGGGGACCGTGTGTTTGCTAGGAATAACACATGA